A window from Zingiber officinale cultivar Zhangliang chromosome 7A, Zo_v1.1, whole genome shotgun sequence encodes these proteins:
- the LOC121999966 gene encoding dof zinc finger protein DOF1.5-like — protein sequence MAPLCVVSVSPCSRSNWHFDKHRMSLSLAHGREMAEEEGTSFKLFGTVIQKGDGRAKEGEKEEEAPPQLPERMEALPCPRCKSRDTKFCYFNNYNVNQPRHLCRTCHRYWTAGGTLRDVPVGAGRRRGRLGPRGGAAAS from the coding sequence ATGGCTCCGCTCTGCGTTGTCTCCGTCTCTCCTTGTTCTCGTTCCAATTGGCATTTCGACAAACACCGCATGTCCCTCTCGCTGGCGCACGGGCGCGAGATGGCGGAGGAGGAGGGCACAAGTTTCAAGCTTTTCGGGACGGTGATCCAGAAGGGGGACGGGCGAGCCAAGGAGggcgagaaggaggaggaggcgccGCCGCAGCTACCGGAGCGGATGGAGGCGCTGCCGTGCCCGAGGTGCAAGAGCAGAGACACCAAGTTCTGCTACTTCAACAACTACAACGTCAACCAGCCGCGCCACTTATGCAGGACCTGCCACCGCTACTGGACCGCCGGCGGCACCCTCCGGGACGTCCCCGTCGGCGCCGGGCGCCGGAGGGGACGCCTGGGCCCTCGCGGAGGAGCCGCCGCCAGCTGA